A genomic region of Papaver somniferum cultivar HN1 chromosome 7, ASM357369v1, whole genome shotgun sequence contains the following coding sequences:
- the LOC113295489 gene encoding uncharacterized protein LOC113295489, producing MGGHDYTDNLKGVHDSVTSMSAKIESLLQKITDDLAAKETAREEKKLARQEETDALTKSLTEEFLPKQNTEGEGSGAPSKAPHVRTGLLDTPRPPPVQLKFPVFDGDDPDGWIFQEDQYFLWHSIANNLKVNLAAAHLKGEANDWFRWKRTQQQILTWVTFCTLLRERFQKTFVDPKIAICTIKQKGSVKDFLPEFEHLLNFVDFEERHLINLFILALKPEVGNMVKLFEPTTLSSAFKKALNQDEVLLSTRHAWRSRQHTVSTPPQFRKPSPPMGNKLLTVEEQRERQAKGLCFNCDEQYTRGHVCVQPRLLVLEVDSSGVDDREVLSTEDNTEDDFTTADTSQDQVQPTISLHSLLGSSFPKTMRLDGYTKSQPLRVLIDSGSTHNFLLPRWAKHCGYSIHSDVTALQVTVGNGTQIPTKGCCLNVPITLQNHSFTTDFHILDIGGYDVVLGVQWLRTLGPIMWDFSNLTMQFTVKNTSVYLQGSNCSSFMLMDSVPMQKLLCREIYAVLFQLTAVNASINDSGSTTSTNSPALQEILSQYADIFATPTTLPPE from the exons atgggCGGTCATGACTATACAGATAATTTGAAGGGCGTTCATGACAGCGTTACCAGTATGTCTGCTAAAATTGAATCCCTCCTTCAGAAAATTACTGACGATCTTGCAGCAAAAGAAACAGCCAGAGAGGAGAAAAAACTTGCTCGTCAGGAAGAGACCGATGCTTTAACAAAGAGTTTGACAGAGG AGTTTCTACCTAAACAGAACACTGAAGGTGAAGGTTCTGGTGCTCCATCCAAAGCACCTCATGTTCGTACTGGTCTACTTGACACTCCTCGTCCTCCACCAGTGCAGTTGAAGTTTCCTGTGTTTGATGGTGACGACCCAGATGGTTGGATTTTCCAGGAAGATCAGTATTTTCTTTGGCATTCTATTGCTAATAATTTGAAAGTAAATTTAGCTGCTGCTCATCTCAAAGGTGAGGCTAATGATTGGTTCAGGTGGAAACGAACTCAACAACAGATTCTTACATGGGTTACGTTTTGTACTCTTCTTCGTGAAAGATTTCAGAAAACATTTGTGGATCCGAAAATCGCAATTTGTACAATCAAACAAAAGGGTTCAGTTAAAGATTTTCTTCCTGAATTTGAACATCTTCTCAACTTTGTGGATTTTGAGGAAAGACATTTAATTAACCTTTTTATTCTTGCTCTAAAACCAGAGGTTGGAAATATGGTTAAGTTGTTTGAACCTACAACTTTGTCTTCTGCTTTTAAGAAAGCACTCAATCAGGATGAAGTCTTGTTGTCTACCAGACATGCATGGCGGTCAAGACAGCATACTGTTTCTACTCCTCCTCAATTTCGAAAACCTTCTCCACCTATGGGTAATAAACTGCTTACAGTGGAAGAACAAAGAGAACGTCAAGCCAAGGGCTTATGTTTCAACTGTGATGAACAGTACACGCGAGGGCATGTCTGTGTTCAGCCGCGATTATTGGTTTTAGAGGTGGATTCCTCCGGAGTTGATGACAGGGAGGTCTTATCAACTGAAGATAACACTGAGGATGATTTTACAACTGCAGACACTTCTCAGGATCAGGTTCAACCTACCATCTCTTTACATTCTTTGCTTGGTTCTTCGTTTCCTAAGACAATGCGCTTGGACGGCTACACCAAATCTCAACCTCTTCGTGTCCTAATCGACTCTGGATCTACGCATAATTTTTTGCTTCCAAGATGGGCTAAGCATTGTGGTTATTCCATCCATTCAGATGTTACAGCTTTGCAGGTCACAGTTGGTAATGGTACTCAAATACCAACTAAAGGATGTTGTCTGAATGTGCCAATTACACTTcaaaatcattctttcaccacAGATTTTCATATTTTAGATATTGGGGGTTATGATGTTGTGTTAGGAGTTCAGTGGCTACGAACATTGGGCCCAATCATGTGGGATTTCTCCAACCTCACAATGCAGTTCACAGTAAAAAATACATCCGTCTATTTACAAGGGAGTAATTGCTCATCATTCATGTTGATGGATTCTGTGCCCATGCAAAAATTACTCTGTCGTGAAATTTATGCTGTTCTGTTCCAACTGACCGCAGTAAATGCTTCAATTAATGATTCTGGTTCAACTACTAGTACCAATTCACCAGCTTTACAAGAAATTCTTTCTCAATATGCTGATATTTTTGCTACACCAACCACATTACCTCCTGAATGA